In one window of Siphonobacter curvatus DNA:
- a CDS encoding DUF721 domain-containing protein: MPLIREQKARKPGTTTLKAAIDEMLRAYQLKNKYSETYLVAFWEKLVGKSIASRTGRLYVAEGTLYVQILSAPLRQELVLAKTKLIELLNREMGEEIIREVIFI; this comes from the coding sequence ATGCCCCTTATTCGAGAGCAGAAGGCTCGCAAGCCCGGCACTACTACTTTGAAAGCAGCTATTGATGAAATGCTGCGGGCGTATCAGCTCAAAAATAAGTACAGCGAGACATATCTGGTGGCTTTTTGGGAAAAGCTCGTAGGAAAATCCATTGCCAGCCGTACGGGTCGACTATACGTAGCCGAAGGTACACTATATGTGCAAATTCTTTCGGCTCCTTTGCGACAGGAACTGGTACTAGCTAAAACCAAGCTTATTGAGCTTCTTAACCGCGAAATGGGGGAAGAGATTATTCGAGAAGTTATTTTTATTTAA
- a CDS encoding glycosyltransferase family 4 protein: MVSQKIIYIYQFFKTPAEGGIIRSYYLSKALADAGFEVEVITTHNEKTYQRKQIEGLTVHYLPLHYEQRYGTLRRLYVYAAFVLKAIFCALRIKNVQTCYVASVPLSVGFIGLAMKWFRGIPYYFEVGDLWPLTPIQMGYFKNKLLQKVLYGLEHLFYEQAEKVIGLSPAIQQNIQQRIDTPSKVYSIPNIADCEFYQPHPKKGLLEDRWQVRGKTVVTYFGSVGKAMDLDALIDIAQYGSNRREVAFLIAGTGSELARLKQRAVGLTNIQFLGHLNKGQLLEVLNVTDVAYLSYLDIPALWTNSPNKLFDALAAGKLIVMNIGGWHCDLMEQEGCGFYADPLKPAEFFEKLEPYIHQPERLRRASQQARHLAETQFSRQKLGAELLDLFPSQAVAEPVRMAVE, from the coding sequence ATGGTATCCCAGAAAATTATATACATCTATCAGTTTTTCAAAACTCCGGCAGAAGGCGGCATTATTCGCTCGTACTACCTGTCGAAGGCACTGGCCGATGCGGGATTCGAAGTAGAGGTCATTACAACCCACAATGAAAAGACGTATCAGCGAAAACAGATCGAAGGACTAACGGTACATTATTTGCCCCTGCATTACGAGCAGCGGTACGGAACCCTTCGTCGTTTATACGTATACGCGGCATTTGTACTCAAAGCCATTTTTTGTGCCTTACGCATTAAAAACGTACAAACCTGTTACGTAGCGTCGGTGCCTTTAAGCGTCGGTTTTATTGGATTGGCCATGAAATGGTTTCGGGGTATTCCGTACTATTTCGAAGTGGGGGATCTATGGCCGCTAACGCCCATTCAAATGGGCTATTTTAAAAATAAATTACTGCAAAAAGTGCTCTACGGACTGGAACACTTGTTCTATGAGCAAGCCGAAAAAGTCATTGGCCTTTCACCGGCCATCCAACAGAACATTCAACAGCGAATCGACACGCCTTCCAAAGTATATTCTATTCCCAACATTGCCGACTGTGAGTTTTACCAGCCCCACCCAAAAAAGGGGTTGCTGGAAGATCGCTGGCAGGTAAGGGGAAAAACGGTCGTCACTTATTTTGGCTCCGTTGGGAAAGCAATGGATCTGGACGCACTCATTGACATTGCCCAGTACGGAAGCAATCGGAGAGAAGTAGCTTTCCTGATTGCGGGTACGGGTTCGGAGCTGGCTCGTTTGAAACAGAGAGCGGTGGGGTTAACCAATATACAATTTCTGGGGCATCTCAATAAAGGGCAATTGCTGGAAGTACTCAATGTAACCGATGTTGCGTATTTGTCTTACCTTGACATACCGGCCCTTTGGACCAATTCACCCAATAAACTGTTCGATGCACTGGCCGCGGGTAAACTCATTGTGATGAACATAGGGGGTTGGCACTGCGATTTGATGGAGCAGGAGGGCTGTGGATTCTACGCAGATCCGCTTAAACCCGCTGAATTTTTCGAAAAACTGGAACCGTATATTCATCAACCCGAACGACTGCGTCGGGCCAGCCAGCAGGCCCGGCACCTAGCCGAAACGCAATTTTCCCGGCAAAAACTCGGAGCTGAGCTGCTGGACCTTTTCCCGTCGCAGGCCGTAGCCGAGCCGGTACGCATGGCGGTGGAATAG
- a CDS encoding AAA family ATPase, which translates to MRKKIVLMGPPSTGKTTLARQLAEYFQTNWIEEYGRLYCERFGNDCDAMDHCHIAAGQLYYEELGMLASTHPLLFCDTDVVVTQTFAELYLGECPAIVQAWAAQYHYPLTLLLSPDVPWVQDNLRLFADRREWHFNRLRELLERYQRPYVLISGSYEQRFQQAIAAVETLLREPSANIG; encoded by the coding sequence ATGCGTAAAAAGATTGTATTGATGGGACCGCCTTCAACGGGGAAAACCACGTTGGCCCGTCAACTCGCCGAGTACTTTCAGACGAACTGGATTGAGGAATATGGCCGGTTGTACTGCGAACGCTTTGGCAACGATTGTGATGCCATGGATCATTGCCACATTGCGGCCGGACAATTGTATTACGAAGAGTTGGGCATGCTCGCTTCCACGCATCCCCTGTTATTTTGTGATACCGATGTGGTGGTCACGCAAACCTTTGCTGAGCTTTATCTAGGTGAATGTCCAGCTATTGTGCAGGCGTGGGCGGCTCAGTACCACTACCCACTCACCCTTTTATTAAGCCCCGACGTACCCTGGGTTCAGGATAACCTTCGTTTATTTGCGGATCGGCGGGAATGGCATTTCAATCGGCTTCGGGAATTACTGGAACGCTACCAGCGACCCTATGTACTCATTTCAGGGAGCTATGAGCAACGGTTTCAACAGGCTATTGCGGCGGTTGAAACCCTGCTGCGTGAGCCATCGGCTAACATCGGTTAA
- a CDS encoding PhzF family phenazine biosynthesis protein yields MTLPIYQVDAFTNTLFKGNPAAVVPLQEWLPKETMLKIAAENNLAETAFFVQKGDDYELKWFTPTVEIDLCGHATVASAFVLYEFLGYTQDEIRFHSNSGLLTVRRQDSRLTLNFPANPPQATEIPEGLLESLGLSRALEVLRGRTNDYLVILEEQEQIAGLNPDHRQLRTIGARGVIVSSVGTDADFVSRFFAPASGVDEDPVTGSAHTVLVPYWAEKLGKTELFARQISARGGELWLQLLGDRVEISGEAVAYLKGEIMI; encoded by the coding sequence ATGACACTTCCCATTTATCAGGTGGATGCCTTCACGAATACCCTCTTCAAAGGAAATCCCGCTGCAGTGGTTCCCTTACAGGAATGGCTGCCCAAAGAAACAATGCTCAAGATTGCTGCGGAGAACAATCTGGCGGAAACAGCTTTTTTCGTTCAAAAAGGCGATGATTACGAATTGAAATGGTTTACGCCGACGGTAGAAATTGACTTGTGTGGTCATGCGACGGTAGCCTCTGCCTTCGTACTGTACGAATTTTTAGGTTACACGCAGGACGAGATTCGCTTTCATTCCAATTCGGGCTTGCTGACGGTTCGTCGGCAGGACTCTCGACTTACATTGAATTTTCCGGCTAACCCACCCCAGGCCACGGAGATTCCCGAAGGTTTGCTGGAAAGCCTGGGCCTGAGTCGTGCCTTAGAAGTATTACGGGGCCGGACCAATGATTACTTAGTGATTCTGGAAGAACAAGAACAGATTGCTGGACTCAATCCCGACCATCGTCAGCTACGCACCATCGGAGCCCGGGGCGTCATCGTGAGTTCGGTAGGAACGGACGCAGATTTTGTCAGTCGCTTTTTTGCCCCCGCTTCAGGCGTAGATGAAGATCCGGTGACGGGTTCAGCCCATACCGTACTCGTGCCGTATTGGGCAGAGAAACTAGGAAAAACCGAATTGTTCGCCCGTCAGATTTCAGCCCGGGGTGGTGAGCTGTGGCTCCAACTGCTGGGCGACCGGGTCGAAATTTCCGGTGAAGCCGTAGCCTATCTGAAAGGTGAGATTATGATTTAA
- a CDS encoding SPOR domain-containing protein, translating to MKPSTLLIFLVGISLLTACSSKVVPTRSSNASKPYDLDLAAYRPRYEPSEVKKAPLEEKKKPTTPVTAPGSTSTQSINKKLDLTLDTLAQRNKGVRYLAGYRIQLYTGTKRADMEAAKLYIYQNYGELNTYIAYNHPTYRLRVGDFATRLDAERYFHKIKNEYPGSTLISDRVSLRDALKIIDNRATDTNETDEP from the coding sequence ATGAAACCCTCCACATTGCTTATTTTCTTGGTAGGAATAAGCCTCTTAACGGCCTGTTCTTCCAAAGTTGTTCCGACCCGATCCTCCAATGCATCGAAGCCTTACGACCTGGATCTGGCCGCCTACCGCCCCCGGTACGAGCCAAGCGAAGTTAAAAAAGCTCCGCTCGAAGAAAAAAAGAAGCCGACGACACCCGTTACCGCTCCCGGTAGTACAAGTACGCAATCGATCAATAAAAAGCTGGATTTGACGCTGGATACCCTGGCTCAGCGAAACAAAGGGGTTCGGTATCTGGCGGGTTACCGCATTCAACTTTACACGGGCACCAAGCGTGCGGATATGGAAGCAGCGAAACTATATATCTATCAAAACTACGGTGAATTAAATACCTATATTGCTTATAACCATCCAACGTATCGCCTACGCGTAGGGGACTTTGCTACCCGCCTCGACGCGGAACGTTACTTCCATAAAATTAAGAACGAGTACCCGGGTTCCACCCTGATTTCGGACCGGGTGAGTCTTCGGGATGCCCTGAAAATCATCGACAATCGGGCAACGGATACGAACGAAACGGATGAGCCGTAA
- a CDS encoding OmpA family protein, with product MKLITTSRLSILLLCLCLMACNSALQSLKKGEKYYENGEYELAIKQFQKAVSKDPARVNMLIAESYRRSNRLSQSAEFYQKALEAGSKEPTLRLYYGYALKSQGNYAAAGEQLRNFTRLSVTNRSLLTLARRELDNLTLIDSLSQMVSNYKLTNISNVNSASAEFSPVLMKDELVFTASRKDRIYKANGQPMLGLYKAKLTSPTETATPELFSQTIFGENMNEGTPVFSADGKMMVFARGNTGRSKGAGNTSADVDLYISRNTGTGWGEPERLAFSDSASWDGSPAFSADGSTLYFSSNRAGGSGGLDLWRVNIDKAGRFGRPANMGRDLNTPGNELFPYVSPDAKLYFASDGHAGFGGLDLFEATRNEGVIQVRNLGQPFNSKADDFGMIWADSTRGYFASNREGGKGDDDIYYFESSKEPVQVAQTPPPASKVPGTPGKTVRYFIAGTVIDAKTQQPLDGVKVTVVDDNESPIGEAVTNPDGKFGVYPIRIGRDYNIIVEKPDYLKKQELFITEGKQIPAEQLTKPVTDTTLYATIDMLKKEVGTELSKSFKIETIYYDFDKFNIRADASTELDKVVRILQDNPDIKLELGSHTDERGTNSYNQRLSQQRAESAVNYILSRGISQDRITAKGYGESQLLIPNAQTEEQHQLNRRTEFKVVGLD from the coding sequence ATGAAGTTGATTACTACTTCTCGTCTTTCCATCCTACTGCTATGCCTCTGTCTGATGGCCTGTAATTCGGCCCTGCAGTCGCTGAAGAAAGGAGAAAAATACTATGAAAACGGTGAATACGAATTAGCGATTAAACAGTTTCAAAAAGCCGTCAGCAAAGATCCTGCCCGGGTCAATATGCTGATTGCCGAAAGTTACCGCCGCTCCAACCGCCTTTCTCAATCGGCTGAATTTTATCAGAAAGCCCTGGAAGCGGGCAGCAAAGAACCTACGCTCCGTTTGTACTACGGCTACGCCCTCAAGTCGCAGGGCAATTACGCGGCGGCTGGTGAGCAACTGCGGAATTTTACCCGACTTTCGGTTACGAACCGTTCGCTACTGACGCTGGCCCGCCGGGAACTCGACAACCTGACGTTGATTGATTCCCTCAGCCAGATGGTTAGCAATTATAAGCTGACCAACATTTCGAATGTAAATTCAGCTTCGGCGGAGTTTTCGCCCGTTTTGATGAAAGATGAACTCGTTTTTACGGCTTCTCGTAAAGACCGGATTTATAAAGCCAACGGCCAGCCCATGCTGGGTTTATACAAGGCCAAGCTGACCTCCCCTACGGAAACGGCTACGCCCGAACTCTTCAGCCAGACTATTTTCGGTGAAAACATGAACGAAGGCACGCCCGTTTTTTCGGCCGATGGCAAGATGATGGTTTTTGCTCGGGGTAATACCGGTCGTAGTAAAGGAGCGGGAAACACTTCCGCCGATGTAGATCTGTACATCAGCCGGAATACGGGTACCGGCTGGGGAGAACCCGAGCGTCTGGCCTTCAGTGACTCCGCTTCCTGGGATGGCTCACCCGCTTTTTCAGCCGATGGTTCGACGTTATACTTTAGTTCCAACCGGGCCGGTGGTTCCGGTGGACTGGATTTATGGCGAGTGAATATTGACAAAGCGGGCCGCTTTGGTCGTCCGGCTAATATGGGTCGGGACCTGAATACGCCCGGTAATGAGCTGTTCCCTTACGTATCTCCCGATGCCAAACTATATTTTGCTTCGGATGGACACGCGGGTTTTGGCGGTCTGGATCTGTTTGAAGCGACGCGTAACGAAGGTGTCATCCAGGTACGCAACCTCGGCCAACCTTTTAATTCTAAAGCCGATGATTTTGGGATGATCTGGGCCGATTCTACGCGGGGATACTTCGCTTCCAATCGGGAAGGTGGCAAGGGTGACGACGACATTTACTACTTCGAAAGCTCGAAAGAACCCGTACAAGTGGCTCAAACGCCTCCGCCTGCGTCCAAAGTGCCTGGAACGCCCGGCAAAACCGTTCGCTATTTTATTGCGGGAACGGTCATTGATGCTAAAACCCAACAGCCGCTCGATGGTGTAAAAGTCACGGTCGTGGATGACAACGAAAGTCCGATTGGGGAAGCCGTAACGAACCCCGATGGGAAATTTGGTGTCTATCCCATTCGGATTGGTCGGGATTACAATATCATCGTAGAAAAGCCGGACTATTTGAAGAAACAGGAGCTGTTTATCACGGAAGGCAAGCAGATTCCCGCCGAGCAACTGACCAAGCCGGTTACGGATACAACGCTGTACGCTACCATCGATATGCTGAAGAAAGAAGTGGGTACGGAGTTATCCAAGTCATTCAAAATCGAAACGATTTATTACGATTTTGATAAATTTAACATCCGGGCGGATGCTTCAACGGAATTAGATAAAGTGGTTCGTATTCTGCAGGATAACCCAGATATTAAACTGGAGTTAGGTTCGCACACGGATGAACGGGGTACCAATTCGTACAACCAGCGGCTTTCGCAGCAACGGGCTGAATCGGCAGTAAACTATATCCTTTCCCGCGGTATTTCGCAGGATCGGATTACCGCCAAAGGTTACGGTGAAAGTCAGTTACTGATTCCAAATGCACAAACGGAAGAACAGCACCAGCTAAACCGCCGTACGGAATTTAAAGTCGTAGGTCTGGACTAA
- a CDS encoding ComEA family DNA-binding protein, with protein sequence MKWFIFLCLFPLTSYAQEPVRPELDPNTLIENLLPNQSENITEDVLDNLYQLFQQPLDLNAATFEELSALYILAEQQLTSFFQYRQQAGPLVSLYELQAIPDFDLQTIQRLLPFVRIQNQQVDGSAAQYVLLRYDRSLELRRGFTPDTKGNIRHLGQPYRLFTRYKGYANHQVSFGFTAKHDAGEPWTWQPATHSYGVDYISFHGFVQNYGKIKRISIGDYQLQLGQGLLTAGGFYLGKGSEPVLSIRRSQLGIRPYTSATEYGFFRGVATTVQLARQWELTGFYSRIRRDANRIDSFTVSSLQTSGLHRTAAEINDKASLLSQDWGGHLRWQGRQASLGLTYLQTRYDKRLQRADRAYNQYEFMGQTNAIWEFNYTYLWRNMNFFGEVGRSSSGGVGLVSGVLTSFSKRWDGSLIFRRYDRNFHSFYANAFSENSRNINETGLYLGGKYTPNRRWQVGAYLDYFRFPWLKYLVDQPSQGFGTLIRGTYRPRKTAQWTIQAFYEQKEKNLPARLSKTPLVTTIARSGLWMGFDQDLNRKWSLNSRILYACFSYRGFAPSQGFALVQDAKFHSGKLSLTGRLAYFHTNDYDSRIYVYESDVLAAFSIPAYADVGWRSYLLVHYGFSKHWDGWLRLSRTQLLNQPTVGSGLDEIPHSYRTDVKVQLRYRW encoded by the coding sequence ATGAAATGGTTTATTTTTCTTTGTCTCTTCCCCCTAACCAGTTACGCACAGGAACCCGTACGACCCGAGTTGGATCCGAATACGCTGATTGAAAATTTATTACCCAACCAATCCGAAAACATAACCGAAGATGTACTAGACAACCTATACCAGCTTTTTCAGCAACCGCTTGATCTCAATGCAGCGACGTTTGAAGAGCTTTCAGCCCTGTATATCTTAGCCGAACAGCAGCTAACCAGCTTCTTTCAGTACCGCCAACAGGCCGGACCGCTGGTATCCCTATATGAATTACAGGCTATTCCCGACTTCGACCTTCAAACCATTCAGCGATTACTTCCCTTTGTACGCATACAAAACCAGCAAGTAGATGGCTCTGCTGCCCAGTACGTACTGCTTCGCTACGATCGATCACTGGAGCTTCGGCGGGGCTTTACCCCGGATACTAAGGGAAACATCCGTCACCTGGGGCAGCCATACCGGTTATTCACCCGGTACAAAGGTTACGCTAATCATCAGGTTAGTTTCGGTTTTACCGCCAAACACGACGCGGGTGAACCCTGGACCTGGCAACCCGCTACCCATAGTTATGGCGTAGATTATATCTCGTTTCATGGCTTCGTGCAGAACTACGGAAAGATCAAACGCATCTCCATTGGTGATTACCAACTACAGTTAGGTCAGGGCTTACTTACGGCTGGTGGTTTTTATCTGGGTAAAGGTTCTGAACCCGTACTCAGCATTCGGCGTAGCCAGCTGGGCATTCGTCCGTACACTTCTGCCACCGAGTACGGTTTCTTTCGTGGCGTCGCGACCACTGTGCAACTCGCCCGACAGTGGGAACTAACGGGCTTTTACTCCCGAATTAGGCGAGACGCCAATCGGATCGATTCGTTTACGGTCAGTAGTTTACAAACTTCGGGTTTACACCGGACCGCGGCCGAAATCAACGACAAAGCCAGTCTGCTTAGTCAGGATTGGGGTGGCCATCTTCGCTGGCAGGGCAGACAAGCCAGTCTGGGCCTTACGTATCTCCAGACTCGATACGACAAACGGCTGCAACGAGCAGATCGAGCGTATAATCAATACGAATTTATGGGTCAAACGAATGCGATTTGGGAGTTTAACTATACCTATCTCTGGCGAAATATGAACTTCTTCGGGGAAGTCGGTCGCTCCAGCTCGGGTGGTGTTGGACTGGTTTCTGGCGTACTGACCAGTTTCAGTAAACGTTGGGACGGCAGTCTGATCTTTCGACGATACGATCGGAACTTCCATTCGTTTTACGCAAATGCATTCAGTGAAAACTCGCGGAACATCAATGAAACGGGTTTGTATCTGGGTGGAAAGTATACGCCTAACCGTCGCTGGCAGGTGGGAGCTTACCTGGATTATTTCCGTTTTCCCTGGCTAAAGTATTTGGTAGATCAGCCTTCCCAGGGCTTTGGCACCTTGATTCGGGGCACGTACCGCCCCCGCAAAACGGCTCAATGGACCATTCAGGCGTTTTACGAACAAAAGGAAAAGAACCTTCCCGCCCGCTTATCAAAAACTCCTTTGGTTACCACCATTGCCCGTAGTGGTCTCTGGATGGGTTTTGATCAGGATTTGAATCGAAAGTGGTCCTTGAATTCTCGTATCCTGTACGCCTGTTTTTCGTATCGGGGTTTCGCACCTTCCCAGGGTTTTGCTTTGGTACAGGATGCCAAGTTTCATTCGGGAAAACTTTCCTTGACTGGCCGTCTGGCCTATTTTCATACCAACGATTACGACAGTCGCATCTATGTGTACGAATCCGATGTACTGGCTGCGTTTTCAATTCCGGCCTACGCCGATGTTGGCTGGCGTAGTTATCTATTAGTTCACTATGGATTTTCCAAACACTGGGACGGCTGGCTTCGACTCTCGCGTACGCAGTTACTCAATCAACCCACGGTCGGTTCGGGGCTTGATGAAATCCCGCATTCGTACCGCACGGACGTGAAAGTACAGCTGCGTTACCGCTGGTAA
- a CDS encoding pseudouridine synthase: protein MAKQEESSRRPRKNSTEGKTFSGNRPERQHDDSRPRRENERSFDKPRGERSFDKPERRNDEFRPRRENDRSFDKPRGERNFNKSERPTERRNDEFRPRRENDRSFDKPRGERNFNKSERPTDRRNDESRPRRENDRPFDKPRGERSFDKPRGERSFDKPERRNDEFRPRRENDRSFDKPRGERKEGESRFEKGSDRPAKRSFDKPTFPKGERPERSGSDKKELPSRYGKRADHDPTRRSGRRGHSNANETVKATPNYNIDKYKENAPDKIKKKIERNEKSSDTTRLNRYIALSGVCSRRDADVLIEAGEISVNGKVVKELGYQVKPNEVVRYGRRILNPEKMVYVLLNKPKDYITTVEDDMDRRTVMELVKTAAEQRIYPVGRLDRNTTGLLLLTNDGEMAEKLTHPSHQIEKIYQVEIDKPITTEDFEAIRKGVELEDGLIKPDEVSIITPDAQVIGIRIHSGRNRIVRRIFEKFGYDVTKLDRTSFAGLNKKELPRGQWRYLTEKEVIRLKYLV, encoded by the coding sequence ATGGCTAAGCAAGAGGAGTCTTCACGTAGACCCCGTAAAAACAGTACTGAAGGTAAAACCTTCTCAGGAAATCGCCCCGAACGTCAGCATGACGATTCCCGGCCCCGTCGCGAAAACGAGCGATCATTTGACAAGCCCCGTGGCGAACGTAGCTTCGACAAACCCGAACGCCGGAATGATGAATTCCGCCCCCGTCGCGAAAATGACCGTTCCTTCGACAAGCCCCGTGGGGAACGTAACTTCAATAAATCCGAACGTCCGACCGAACGCCGGAATGACGAATTCCGGCCTCGCCGCGAAAATGACCGTTCTTTCGACAAGCCCCGTGGCGAACGTAACTTCAATAAATCTGAACGCCCTACGGATCGTCGCAACGACGAATCACGGCCTCGTCGGGAAAACGACCGTCCGTTCGATAAACCTCGCGGCGAACGCTCATTTGACAAGCCCCGTGGCGAACGTAGTTTCGACAAACCGGAACGCCGCAATGATGAATTTCGGCCCCGTCGGGAAAACGACCGGTCGTTCGATAAACCCCGCGGCGAGCGAAAAGAAGGAGAATCCCGATTCGAAAAAGGATCGGATCGTCCGGCCAAACGTAGTTTTGACAAACCCACGTTCCCCAAAGGAGAAAGACCCGAACGCTCGGGCTCCGATAAAAAAGAGTTACCGTCGCGGTACGGCAAACGGGCTGATCATGATCCGACCCGTCGATCAGGTCGCCGAGGTCATTCCAACGCGAATGAAACGGTAAAAGCTACGCCGAACTACAACATCGACAAGTATAAGGAAAACGCTCCCGATAAAATCAAGAAAAAGATTGAGCGGAATGAAAAGAGCAGCGATACCACTCGACTCAACCGCTACATTGCCCTGTCGGGCGTATGTTCACGGCGGGATGCGGATGTACTGATTGAAGCCGGAGAAATCTCGGTGAATGGGAAAGTGGTAAAAGAACTAGGGTATCAGGTAAAACCTAATGAAGTGGTACGCTACGGCCGCCGTATTCTTAATCCCGAGAAAATGGTGTACGTATTGCTGAATAAACCCAAAGATTACATCACGACGGTAGAAGACGATATGGATCGCCGTACGGTAATGGAACTGGTGAAAACGGCTGCCGAACAACGCATTTATCCCGTAGGACGACTTGACCGCAATACGACGGGTCTGTTGTTATTGACCAACGACGGTGAAATGGCTGAAAAGCTGACGCACCCCTCACACCAAATCGAAAAAATCTACCAAGTTGAAATCGATAAACCCATTACAACGGAGGATTTTGAAGCCATTCGGAAAGGAGTTGAACTCGAAGATGGCCTCATCAAGCCGGATGAAGTAAGTATCATTACGCCCGACGCTCAGGTGATTGGCATTCGCATTCACTCGGGCCGCAACCGGATTGTACGCCGGATTTTTGAGAAATTCGGTTACGACGTAACAAAACTCGATCGGACCTCTTTTGCCGGATTAAACAAGAAAGAATTACCCCGCGGCCAGTGGCGGTATTTAACCGAGAAGGAAGTCATTCGACTGAAGTATCTGGTATAA
- the murB gene encoding UDP-N-acetylmuramate dehydrogenase, which yields MHLQQDISLKPYTTFGIEAKTRWFTEVSSVKTLQAVLQGHRDTPKLILGGGSNVLLTQDFPGLVIRVVIPGIDIVAEDAEYTFVKAGAGVVWQELVEASLELGLSGLENLSLIPGSVGASPMQNIGAYGVEIKDVFHALEALHIETGEIHSFNAADCRFGYRESVFKHAYKGQYVIVSVTYKLSKKPHYQISYGDIQKTLEEMGVTELSSRAISQAVIHIRRSKLPDPAELGNAGSFFKNPEIPVAQYETLKAQYPNLPGYLTTPGQIKVPAGWLIEQAGWKGYREGDAGVHTRQALVLVNYGQATGEAIKKLAEKIQASVLEKYGIALSAEVNFI from the coding sequence ATGCACCTACAGCAAGATATTTCTCTAAAGCCTTATACCACCTTTGGTATTGAGGCGAAAACCCGCTGGTTTACCGAAGTAAGCTCGGTAAAAACCTTGCAAGCGGTTTTGCAAGGCCATCGGGATACGCCCAAGCTCATTCTGGGCGGAGGTAGTAATGTGCTCTTAACGCAGGATTTCCCGGGTTTGGTGATTCGAGTGGTTATTCCAGGCATCGACATCGTCGCGGAAGATGCGGAATATACCTTCGTCAAAGCCGGAGCCGGTGTCGTTTGGCAGGAGCTGGTCGAAGCCTCGCTTGAGCTGGGTCTTTCGGGGCTCGAAAACTTATCCCTGATTCCGGGTTCGGTCGGAGCGTCGCCCATGCAGAATATTGGCGCGTACGGGGTAGAAATCAAGGACGTCTTCCACGCACTCGAAGCCCTGCACATCGAAACGGGTGAAATCCACAGTTTTAACGCGGCTGATTGCCGATTTGGTTACCGCGAAAGCGTATTCAAGCACGCCTACAAAGGACAATATGTGATCGTAAGTGTCACTTATAAACTTTCAAAAAAGCCTCACTACCAGATTAGCTACGGCGATATTCAAAAAACGTTGGAGGAAATGGGTGTTACTGAATTATCGAGTCGGGCCATTAGCCAGGCAGTCATTCACATTCGCCGGTCCAAGCTGCCCGATCCGGCTGAACTGGGCAATGCGGGCAGTTTCTTTAAGAATCCCGAAATCCCCGTGGCTCAGTACGAAACGCTAAAAGCTCAGTATCCCAACCTGCCGGGGTATCTCACTACGCCGGGACAAATCAAAGTACCCGCGGGGTGGCTCATTGAGCAGGCGGGTTGGAAAGGCTATCGCGAAGGGGATGCGGGTGTACACACCCGGCAGGCTCTGGTACTGGTCAATTACGGTCAGGCTACGGGCGAAGCGATTAAAAAGCTTGCCGAAAAGATACAGGCTTCCGTGCTAGAGAAATACGGGATTGCTCTGTCAGCGGAGGTGAATTTTATCTGA